The Thalassotalea piscium sequence ATGCTTGTTCACTAGGTTGTTCAACCCCTCGAAGGGTTAAGATATACTCAGCACGTTTCAATGGTTTTTTTAAGGTTTGATAAGCGTCGTTAACCAGTGTTGACCTTTTAACAGCCATCATTTGATCTTGGCTTGAACCTTGAGCAAATCTATCAGGGTGTACACTTTTTTGTATGGTTTGGTATCGCTGCGTTAGCTCCTTAACATCAAGGTTAAAACTTTCATCAATACCAAAAATTTGAAAATAATTCACAACCGCTCCAGCAAAGTGCTAAAAATTTATACTAAACATTGAAGCTTTCGCCACAACCACACTCACCTTTCGCATTTGGGTTAGTAAACTTAAACCCTTCGTTCAAACCTTCTTTAACGAAATCAAGCTCAATACCATCAAGGTAAGTTAAACTTTTACCATCAATAATAATATTTACATCATCTATGTTAAATAAGGTATCGTCTTCATTTAAGTCATCAACAAACTCTAAAACATAGGCTAAACCCGAACAGCCAGTTGTTTTAATACCTAGGCGCAAACCAAGGCCCTTGCCTCGGTTTGCAATAAATGTTCTAACACGCTCTGACGCAGCTGGCGTCATAGTAACACTCATAGTTATTCCTTACTGCTTAACCGTTATGCTTGCTTTTATAGTCTTGAATAGCCGCTTTAATTGCATCTTCAGCTAAAATAGAGCAATGAATTTTAACAGGTGGTAACGCTAACTCTTCTGCGATTGCGGTATTTTTAATTAAACCCGCTTCGTCAATAGATTTCCCTTTTACCCATTCTGTTACTAACGAGCTTGACGCTATCGCTGAACCACAACCATAAGTTTTAAATTTTGCGTCTTCAATGATGCCTGCATCTGAAATTTTTAATTGTAACTTCATTACATCACCACATGCTGGTGCGCCAACCATACCTGTTGCAACTTGTGGATCATTCTTGTCCATAGAACCTACGTTTCTAGGATTTTCATAATGATCAATTACTTTTTCGCTATAAGCCATGATACTTTCTCCTGCTAACTCTTAATGAGCTGCCCATTCAACTGAATCTAAATCAATACCGTCTTTGAACATTTCCCAAAGCGGTGACATGTCACGTAAATGACCAATTGCATTTTTTATTAAATCAATTGCGTAATCTATTTCTTCTTCTGTAGTAAAACGACCAAAGCTAAAACGAATTGAGCTATGTGCCATTTCATCATTTAAGCCTAATGCACGTAATACATAAGAAGGCTCTAAGCTTGCTGAAGTACATGCTGAACCTGAAGATACCGCTAAATCTTTTAACGCCATAATTAACGATTCGCCTTCAACAAAGTTAAAGCTAACGTTTAGGTTTCCAGGGTAGCGTTTATCTGGATCACCGTTAATAAACACTTGCTCCATTGAATTAACACCAGCCCACAACCGGTCACGCATTTTAGTTACATGAACTAAATCTTGTGCCATTTCTTCTTTAGCAATACGGCAAGCTTCACCCATACCAACAATTTGGTGTGTTGCTAACGTACCTGAACGCATACCACGCTCATGTCCGCCACCATGCATTTGTGCTTCTAAACGAATACGCGGTTTACGACGAACATATAAAGCCCCAATACCCTTAGGTCCATACATTTTGTGAGCTGAAATAGATAACAAATCAACTTTTAACTGCTGCATGTCTATTTCAATTTTGCCAGCACTTTGTGCGGCATCAACATGAAACACAATTTTACGAGAACGACATAGTTCGCCAATTTCAGCGATGTCTTGAATTACACCAATTTCATTATTTACATGCATTATTGAAACTAGTACGGTGTCATCACGCATAGCGTCATTTAATTTATTAAGGTCAATTAAACCATTTGACTCTGGATCAAGGTAAGTAACCTCAAACCCTTGGCGCTCTAATTCACGACAAGTATCAAGTACCGCTTTATGCTCAGTTTTACAGGTAATAATGTGTTTACCTTTCTTACCGTAAAAGTTTGCCGCACCTTTAATTGCTAGGTTATTTGACTCGGTTGCACCTGAAGTGATCACAATTTCACGAGGATCAGCATTTAATAGCTCTGCAACTTGGTTACGCGCAATATCAACTGCTTCTTCAGCTTGCCAGCCAAATTTGTGCGATCGCGACGCAGGGTTACCGTAAAAACCATCGGTGGTCATGTATTGCATCATTTTCTCAGCAACACGTTTATCTACTGGTGTAGTAGCTGAATAATCAAAATAAATAGGTAGCTTCATTGGCTATCATGCTCCAATTTTAACGCACACTGACTAACAGTCGTGCAAAATATTTGTTGTTTTAATTAATGTTTCTAACGAGCTTTTCATCGCTTTCTTACTTTGAAAGTTGTCTTGTCGTTCCGAAATTAATTGTACATTTCTTTGTTCAACGAGCTCAGACAAAGAAATGCTTTGTAAAAAATCTTCTATACGGTTACTTAAATCTTCCCAAAGGGTATGAGTTAAACATTGTTGACCCGATTGACAGTCGCCTTTACCACCACATTTAGTGGCGTTAACACTTTCATCAACGGCACTGATAACATCTGCGATGGTAATTTCTGCTGAACATTTCCCTAAACGGTAACCACCGCCAGGTCCACGAACACTATGTACTAAACAATGCTTTCTTAAACGAGAAAAAAGCTGCTCCAAATATGAGAGCGAAATACCTTGTCGTTCAGAGATATCTGCTAACGGCACAGGGCCAGACGATGCATGAATGGCAACATCTAACATTGCTGTTACGGCATAGCGCCCTTTGGAAGTTAACTTCATTATCTACCTACCCTTCTATAATTGCCGCGCAATTCTACATAACCTTGTGTAATAGTCAACTATATACCCGACTAGTTTACTCAGGTATTTTATAACGAATAGAGGGGATAATCAAACAATACCTGAGTAAAACACTCAAGTATTATTTTTATATTTCTGGATCGAAGGCCTCAACGTGCATCTTGCGTCGCTTTGCCGCTTCTTTTTCATCATTTACAAACTCTCCCACGCGTAACTCTGGTAACGCTTCTTGGCATACGCTACCGCCTAAGTGGTTAACTTCTTTACATAAGTCTGCAACTTTAGTGTCCATTAAATGCATGTGGTCAAGCAATCGCCCAATCGCTTTAGCAACTGGATCAGGGTTGTCAGTAGAAACAGCATAAGCGTCAAAGCCAAACTTCTTGGCAACTTGTTCTCGTTTAGACTTCTCATCTGAACCATTTTTATCATTAACAATACGCGCTGGTATTCCTACCGCTGTTGCATTAGCCGGTACATCTTTAACTACCACAGAGTTTGAACCAACTTTACCCCCTTCACCAACAGTGATTGGGCCTAAAACTTGTGCGCCAGCACCAATTACCACGCTGTTACAAAGGGTTGGGTGGCGCTTACCTGCATTCCAACTAGTACCACCAAGCGTTACTCCATGATAAATAGTCACATCGTCACCCACTATCGCAGTTTCACCAATCACTACGCCCATGCCATGATCAATAAAAAAACGTCGACCCAAAGTAGCTCCAGGGTGTATTTCTACTCCCGTTAACCAACGTGAAAACGTTGAGAGTAGGCGCGCAATCAATTTTATATCATTTCGCCAAAGCTTATTGCTTAATCGATGGATCCAAATAGCATGCATACCTGGATAGTTCGTTAATACTTCAAACGAATTTCTTGCTGCTGGATCTCGCTCAAAGACACTCTTAATATCTTCTTTGATACGACTAAACATAATATTTCCTACTCTTCATACTTTAAAATTAATATACACTGCTATTTTATGGCAGTTATTTCTTAGCTGACTTTTCTACCGACGACAAAATACCTCGCCACATTTTTAGCTCTTTAGTATCTGGTCGAGCACGATTAATAAAGCGCCTTAATTTAGTCATAACCAAACCTGGGTGGCTAGGTACAATAAACCCTGTAGCTTTTAGTGCTTCTTCGAAATGGTCAAACATACGCTCTGTTTCTGCCACAACGGGGTAGTCTTGCTCTGTTTCGCTATCTGTACATTTACCTTGTTCTGCTTTGGTTTTTTGTACCTGCTTGTCTTGAGCTAAAAACGCCATACGCACTTCATAGCTTAATGTTTGCAC is a genomic window containing:
- the iscA gene encoding iron-sulfur cluster assembly protein IscA, translating into MSVTMTPAASERVRTFIANRGKGLGLRLGIKTTGCSGLAYVLEFVDDLNEDDTLFNIDDVNIIIDGKSLTYLDGIELDFVKEGLNEGFKFTNPNAKGECGCGESFNV
- the iscU gene encoding Fe-S cluster assembly scaffold IscU, translated to MAYSEKVIDHYENPRNVGSMDKNDPQVATGMVGAPACGDVMKLQLKISDAGIIEDAKFKTYGCGSAIASSSLVTEWVKGKSIDEAGLIKNTAIAEELALPPVKIHCSILAEDAIKAAIQDYKSKHNG
- a CDS encoding IscS subfamily cysteine desulfurase; its protein translation is MKLPIYFDYSATTPVDKRVAEKMMQYMTTDGFYGNPASRSHKFGWQAEEAVDIARNQVAELLNADPREIVITSGATESNNLAIKGAANFYGKKGKHIITCKTEHKAVLDTCRELERQGFEVTYLDPESNGLIDLNKLNDAMRDDTVLVSIMHVNNEIGVIQDIAEIGELCRSRKIVFHVDAAQSAGKIEIDMQQLKVDLLSISAHKMYGPKGIGALYVRRKPRIRLEAQMHGGGHERGMRSGTLATHQIVGMGEACRIAKEEMAQDLVHVTKMRDRLWAGVNSMEQVFINGDPDKRYPGNLNVSFNFVEGESLIMALKDLAVSSGSACTSASLEPSYVLRALGLNDEMAHSSIRFSFGRFTTEEEIDYAIDLIKNAIGHLRDMSPLWEMFKDGIDLDSVEWAAH
- the iscR gene encoding Fe-S cluster assembly transcriptional regulator IscR — translated: MKLTSKGRYAVTAMLDVAIHASSGPVPLADISERQGISLSYLEQLFSRLRKHCLVHSVRGPGGGYRLGKCSAEITIADVISAVDESVNATKCGGKGDCQSGQQCLTHTLWEDLSNRIEDFLQSISLSELVEQRNVQLISERQDNFQSKKAMKSSLETLIKTTNILHDC
- the cysE gene encoding serine O-acetyltransferase; translation: MFSRIKEDIKSVFERDPAARNSFEVLTNYPGMHAIWIHRLSNKLWRNDIKLIARLLSTFSRWLTGVEIHPGATLGRRFFIDHGMGVVIGETAIVGDDVTIYHGVTLGGTSWNAGKRHPTLCNSVVIGAGAQVLGPITVGEGGKVGSNSVVVKDVPANATAVGIPARIVNDKNGSDEKSKREQVAKKFGFDAYAVSTDNPDPVAKAIGRLLDHMHLMDTKVADLCKEVNHLGGSVCQEALPELRVGEFVNDEKEAAKRRKMHVEAFDPEI